Sequence from the Montipora foliosa isolate CH-2021 chromosome 12, ASM3666993v2, whole genome shotgun sequence genome:
TTGAAGAAATGTGCCTATATATAATTAACAGCGATAGGAATTGTTGGACAGAAATAGCATCATTTTTACATCTATAGTATGAGTTCCTGTTCTAACGATAGTTtcatttgttgttgttaacGCTGCACGGTTTAATTCGATTGCTTATTCAATTTTAGTCAGTTCATTGAAAAACGGAACTGTGCCTCTGAACGTACCTCATTTTGCTACCAGGATCTCTTCCTTTAGACGCTTTGCTCTCGTTTAAAGCGTGGTTCACACTGCGACATAAGCAcaaacataagcataagcataacgaGGTTCACACTTCTTGCATAAGCATCAGAGATAAAGTGACATACGCAAGCGCAGTTAGCTCCAGGAAAAAAACTCGCAGAAGAACGAGACGAGCCACGTTCCCAAATGGCGGACGACGGTCTTATGCTTCTGTTTGTATTGCACCCGTTTACACAGTTATTAACGTGACAATTAAGCCAAAGCAGAGGCATAAgcgcaagaaaatggaaacgattcctttttcttatgTCACAATGTAAATAGGGAAAGAGGAAAGAGGGAAAGAGGCCCCAAACAACAACTTCATGAAAGCGGTCATTGATGGTCAGCTGTGTCAAGAGGCAACGACCTTTAACCCCACAATGTTAGTTGACGGCACTTCCTGAAAAAGACATAGATTActtggttggtgagtgcgtacgatttttatccacgagttgtgaaggatcgcgtaaacgaacgagtgagtaataaaaatcgtacaaacgagccaaccatgaagtaatttgtagTAATAAGTAcaagagatcataaagttaacgaggtaagatcttctgaattattttgtggagaaaactaagcaataattaaatcaaaaactttgaaaaccatgcACCAGTAGaccaccatgtttacaaattttactcCCGCTGTCAGTGCACAGGCCACTCGTgccaaagttcaacataatattagccaatcaaaaggctgatacgacaatttttcactggaGAAAAAATCGTCCGACCAATCAAAACGCCGAtaccacaatttttcactagtgaaaacatGGTatgtcatttttatttcatcacggAAGTGTACGTAAATCTCTATACTTATGTAATAAGAAATGATGTGTTAATATTAATTTCTAGGAAATGACGTATACGGTAACTATACCTTATTTTCTCAGAAAAACCTAAGTACCTTCCTGCATTTTAATTCCAGCTAAAACCAAAGGAAGCGTGCGATGAAACAGCAGAGGTAAGCAATTCATACAGAACGGAAGCCGCTAAAATCACGGATTCAAAGCAACCGAGTGAAATGGCGGATATCAAACACGAACTCAAGAATGTTATCTTCAACAGAAGACTTGCAAAAGGTTTGGACCATCTGGAGATTCCAACAACACCAGCTAACAAACCAACAGTAGAGAAGGTATGCTAGTttagatgaaaaaaattatgagtAATGCGATGCTCTTAAGTGATAAGTTGTCGAGTCACTTTCTTTTTCAGTGTATACATAGTAAGCCTTGAGACAgactttcatttttaattagttGAAATAAAATCGCTGTATTCAGTGTTGAAAAGAGGGAAAAACAGTATGATTATGTCACGACAACTTTTGTTCCTACTCCCTAAGACACGGCTTTGCAATGATCTCAGATGGAATGATTACAATAACAGTAGTATGAAGGCGATAGCGGATAGTTCATCGTGAAATGTATGTTAACTTCTCCTTCACTGCATACAATTCAAGGTATGATACAAGAATATATTATTCACCCGTAAATCATGAGAAGACATTGCATAAGTAGTTTATCACATGCCTCTCCTGGGACAACGTCGatgataaatttaaaacaacagAATTTTTAAGACAACCTTTTTTCATGATGTCGGTGGAAgatattaaaaatgaaaattcacgGTGTAGTGTttttggatttaaaaaaaataataaataaaaaaataagtgaGACGTTTACCAgcttttttaattaatgatACTGGGAACTCCAAAGAACATTTATTCCCGCGAACACTAACAACCCGTGATAGggcaaatgatgtgctacaggTTTCTATttgcgagtgctctcaccattgcgccatccctgcgcATGCTCAGTGAAGTGCCAGCTTTTTCTCTGTATCTATTTCTGAGGTCTTTCCAAGCATTCGTTTTATAAGAAAGACATTGCTAAGACCGTTTCCCACGACTCCGAAATCGTTTCGGTCCTGTTAAACCACTTCCAAAACCTACGATCCGTTCATCTTGAAAAAGTGCCCTTTCTCTAAAAACGTTTTTAGGATGGATAATACAAGAAACataaatgtaaatattgtgccttaaacccattgacttctgggggttccccattgacgagtaaaatcgtctggcgttagacagagtaaaatactctggtgttagacagagtaaaagtagagactaagtatggccggtttaggagtgaatgggttagtGTTAGGGTTAGATCCTGCGCTATCTTTCCAGTCGTTGTAGTCAACCTCCTACCCAGGGTCCCTCTGCTTTGTACAGGAAACGAGACAATCAACCCGGATTTCTCTTTTAAATAGTTAACAaaggaagaagaggaaaaacGGCAACAGAGAAGAGAGAGGAATAAAGTTGCTGCCCAAAAGTgccgagaaaagaaaaggatCAAAATGGAACATCTAAGTCaggtaaaagaaaaagaagaatttgcGGCTTTGGACTGAACATTTTCTTACAGCCACACAACAGAATAACACTGGGTTACTAAAACTTTTGTCTTTATTTAGGAGGCTGACAATATGATAGAAGAAAATGAAGAACTGGCCAAGGACATTCGCAGTCTTCAGTTGGAGAAGGAGACATTGATAAGCAGGCTACGCTGTCACCGCTGTGTTATGTCTGCGAGTGACAGTCTCACTGCAACAAGGAAGGGGCAGTGATTCGGATTAGAAACCTCTGACATCTGATGACTCAAGAACAGGCCAGCTGCACGGTCCACGCAACGGAAACGTATTCATACCAAATTTTAGTGCTTACTCGAAGCCCGATTCAGTTTCTTTTAGAAAGTCACATTGTTTATCCAATGTAGTAAGATCCGTGGGATTTTCCTAGTTAACCTTTCTCTAAAATACTAAGCACAGTTCACGGTGTCGCAGTCAATGTAATCGACACCAATCGATTTCTTTCTAATTGTAGCGTCTCAATCATGCCTTTGGGCTACCGATGGTCCGAGAATTGGACGTCATATTGATTCTATCAAGGAAAGAAGACTGTGGCCCTTAACGACTGGCAATATCTTTATTGTTCAGGACATCTTTAAAGATTCTTCTCTTCCCGTAAGACGAGTGTTCTTCATGTAGTGCGCTATCAAAGGACTATTCGCTCGGCAAACAAGAATTACAGAAACAGAAAGCAGAAATCTATATTCTCTTTACTACAAACGAAACCAAACACCCCAAAATAGAGATCGTATTATATTTATTTAGTGTCGTCCAAAAGCAGAGGGGCATGAAATGACATGTAAGCAGAAAAATGTTACACAATATACAAAGTCAGCAGAACCAAGTTGTGTGTTTTATATCGACGGTAATCACATTGTTTCAGAGGTGCGGTTTTAAGGGGTAAGAGGGATTTTGGCCTTGGTTGCGCTTCAATTCATGTTTATTCACAGTTTGAATCAAACTAATGCATCCAGATGACACTGAAAACCGGATTGACCACAATCGAATCTACCGTAACCGGCCTCTTATGGACCGAACATTTGTGTCCTCTAGCATGAAATTGCAAACGGAGCCGTGCGGAAATGTCCAGAGTACCTCAACTACAGAAGGTGCCTGCAAGCGGAGATTCGTTTATACACCACTTTCAATTCAAAGTCGTCTTCTCGTTAGACAAAGAGAGCACAAGGAAATCTGTTGCTCCTGAAGAAAGTTCTTCTTCCTTTGGAGTCCATGTAAACAACCATTAGTGTATTGTTTCCTTGATGGATGGGCCAGTGGGTGGTAGAAGTAATTAACTTGGCAAAGCAGACGCTCGAGCGATTTGTTCATAACCAGACTTCAGCAGGAAATGAAACTGTGGAAGTGCAATTCCATGCCTAGGAAAtgacaaagagaaaaataaacaatggaGCTTTTTTGCCGACTGCACAGGATCATGAAACCATGTATTACCGATCTTTGGCAGAATTTCTCAGTAATATATCaagttattaaattttcgatcTCACAGATCGTATTCTCTAGCTTTCTGGTTTGTTCACTGAATCTCGGTAACCCACCATTAATTTTCTggcgattttattggctaatttatGTCACGTGGGGCAATATCACGCAATAAACCCCGTTTGCGTCGAGATTTGACCTTCGAAATTCTCTAGCGATCATTTCcgttaaaaagagaaaaagccaGCGGAACAAAAAGGAAGCAGaagagttttcattttacatggaagaaaattaaattcgTTTTCTGGAGTCTAGGGATACTGACATTAAAAAGCTGGTTGCAAATACTGTTCCGGAAAGTAAGagaaagtcaacaaaatatGCTGTCAACGTCTTTGAAGGTGAAGACAGTTATGAGCAGACTTAATACTACTCGAACATAAACTGAGTTATTATAGAGTAGATAGTTCAATACAATGTTTAATAAGTAAAAAACACATAAACCAACCGTTCGATGGGGAGAAAAATTTCAGCCGTACTTGAAAAGACTATCTCTAAAAGGACGAACGGGGAAAGGTGGGATGGGGACGGGGACTGGGAATGAGGAATGGACACTGACAACACTCCGCTGTCATCCAGCCTTTGCACATTCTTTCatggttgaaatttctttttcaacaaGCTAAAAAGCGCCGTGTTTTTGAGTTTTCGGCTCGCAGTGAAAATCAAAATGATGTGATATTTTTTTCCTGAGACCGACATACTTTCTAGTCAAATTTTGAACAGGGCATCGCAAAAATGCGAATCATCGCCATCAGATCAACAATGGCTTTTTACGGGCCGTTTTTTTGCGCGATATGAAAATTGATGGGCggggttataaaataaataaacctttTGGCTTGCTGGTATTCTAGCTGATAATGTCCTTCGCTGAGAATATGTCCTCAAATtttcatatttgccctcgaaacttcgcttctcggccaaatattaatttttcggACAATCTCTCTGCCGCGGACATTATCAGTCGACATACCAGCCGCCCGAAGGGGTTTATTAACCAAATATACCGTGTGACCTAAAGTGGAAACTATTCGCGACTGTAATTGGCTTTAATatccaagtgtccaagcgttcagaatttgatgaaaatttaataaaacaccTTTATAACTTATTTCTAGTAAGTTTAAAATCGTACCTTAATTGTAGGCCAGTTCAACTGTTCTAAAGAAAATAGTATTTCTTGCTGTTATCAGAGGATCCTTAGCAGGAAGTGATGACCAACTGCAAATAATATCAAGACATCCTCGATTGGATTTACCAGCTTGATTGCGTGGGGGTGGGTGGGTAAGTGCGAAGTGGAACGTCAAACCCTCCATTAACATTAATAGTTGATATGatagtagaaaaaaaaaaagttacatgGCATCACGTTCCAAGAGAGGAAAATCCAGCTGATATTGCCAGCAGAGGGAGAATTGCTGAAAATGATATTCTGTGGAAACAAGGTCCATCTTGGCTGTCCGACCCATCAATTTGGCCACCTGATGTAATTACACATCCAACACCGCCTGATGTAATTACACATCCAACACCGGAAGTAAAGGTCTTCGCAGTCAGTCAATCAACCCATGATGCCTTTGACAACCTACTTGACAGACATCCATTACCAAGAGCCTTGCGCATCGGCGCATGGATCCAGCGATTTCTGAAGAACTGCAAGACGAGAAGAGAATTCAGAACAACCGGACCAATTAGCACTGAAGAGATTGAGTCACAGAACCTATGATGGGTGAAGCGAGCCCAGCATTCAGCTCTACAGAAGCCTAATTTTCAAACTCACCAACTTCAACTGAGCCTTCAACTTAACAGTCAGCAAGTCTACGAATCCCGCGGATGAATTGTAGGTGAGTATCGGGTCTACCTGCCAGATGATCATCCATTTACTGCCAAGCTTGTCTTCCAGGCGCTCTTCTGCACAATACACGGAGGGGTTGGGCTAAAAATGGCAAAGGCGCGCGAGAACGTCTGGGTGCCAAGACTACGTCGTCTTGTAAAGAAGCTTAGAGGGAGCTGTAACGGTTGCAAGAAATTCCAAGCCAAGGCATACCAAGCGCCTCCGCCAGGCAGTTTACCTATAACCAGAACGCAAGGTACTATACCCTTCTAAGTAGTAGAAGTGGACTTCGCAGGACCAATCCGACTCCAGCAGAGTCCAAAGAAGGAGGGCAAGGCATATCTGGTACTGTATGCTTGCAGCTTGAGCAGTTCATCTTGACTTGTTGTCGTCCTTACAAACATCAGATTTCTTAGCAAGCCTCAAACGGTTCATAGCTCGAAGGGGAAGACCAGAAATCATATACTCCGACAATGGATTTATCTTCAAAGCTGCTACGAAATGGTTACAGAAGGTGCACATTCATGAGAAGTGCCATGCGTTCCTTGCTGAAAACTCCATCAAGTGGAAGTTCAATCTGAGTCGCGCCCCATGGTGGGGAGGCCAGTTTGAACGTTTGATTGGCCTCTTCAAGAATGCATTCTACAAATCAATCGGCAACGGGACGCTGCGTTTCCCAGAGTAAGAAGAAGTCGTGTTGGATGTAGAAGTCGCTCTAAACAACCGGCCCTTGAATTATCTTGAAGAGGACGTTCAGCTACTCCATACTCTATGTCGCATATCAACCCGAGTCATCTCCCGGAATTGCAGTCACACCATGCATGTTCCTGATAAAGACCTGCGCAAGAGAGCCAGATACTTGTCTATTTGCAACGACATGGTGTGGAATCGATGGACCCGAGAGTACGTGCGTAGTCATAGAGATCACCATGAACAGGAGAGCAGGAGGCGAGAAAACATCACACCCCAACATTGGTAATGTTGTGACCATTCAAGACGAGACCAAGAGCAGGAATCATTGGAAACTGGGGATTGTAACCGCTCTAATTAAGGGGAGAGACGGCGTTGTTAGAGGTGCGAAAGTCCGAACAAGCAAGGGAAGTCTGGAGCATCCAATTCAGCAACTCTACCCTTCGGAGCTTACGAGTGTCACAAAGCCCAATTATGTGCTGAATCCAGAAGCTCCCGAGTTTAACACGAGACCAAGGAGGGACGCAGCTGTTGCAGCCGCAGCACACATTCAAGAAATCGTTGAGCAATCAGAACATTGCATAGCAAAATATCATTGTTTATTCGTTGAGTAGCAGGACATTGCATGACTAGTGATAGCATCAGCCGTGTCCCATATCGTTTGGGACACTAAAAATTGATCTTCAGTTAGTTTAGTTTCAGCCCGGTCAAAGAATGTAACATGTACCTCCTTTCAGAAGCGTACATGGGGGAGAGTGTCGGGGACTGGGCCTAGGGTTTTATCGATTGTTTGACGAGAAGTGATTGACATCAGgaaattgtgaaattgtatATCATAATAATTCGTATCAAAGAGTACTTTAACTTTTGTCTACCTGTGATCGCGAGAGCTACCTTTGCCTGAGGATAAATATATTTCTTAAAACCACTGATCTTGTTTGGATACTGTCTCGCGCAACCGGAGAATCCAGCAAAACACGATCGAGGATAATCTTATTCTGACGATGAAACTGCAATCAAAAAGCTGTGTCGGACTTTTCTGTCGTACCATGATTCTTATTGTTTTCggccagttaaaaaaaaaacaagaattaaGCTCTGTACTGGGCATAGACAAACGCAAAATCCTAGGTTATTTGAAGAAATGTGCCTATGTATAATTAATAGCGATAGGAATTGTTGGACAGAAATAGCATCATTTTTACATCTATAGTATGAGTTCCTGTTCTAACGATAGtttcatttgttgttgttgacgcTGCACGGTTTAATTTGATTGCTTATTcaattttagagcggttttcaattgagtgtcgaaagtaattagcaaattgctctGGTTTTGCATTTGCTTCACtccgtgattggttcaaagttctcgcgccattttttcaaccaatcagaagtgaaaccaaaaccaattgtggctcgcgcgtgcacattttcccgcgctttgtgtaattactttgagtattgattggtttactggattgtctccgaaaTTTTGGATGGGCCAAAGtaaatactttggttttggtttcacgacagtcgattgaaactcgctctagtcAGTTCATTGAAAAACGAAACTATGCCAAGGAACGTGCCTTATTTTGCT
This genomic interval carries:
- the LOC137980417 gene encoding cyclic AMP-dependent transcription factor ATF-3-like, encoding MADIKHELKNVIFNRRLAKGLDHLEIPTTPANKPTVEKLTKEEEEKRQQRRERNKVAAQKCREKKRIKMEHLSQEADNMIEENEELAKDIRSLQLEKETLISRLRCHRCVMSASDSLTATRKGQ